One window of the Spirochaetota bacterium genome contains the following:
- a CDS encoding 3-methyl-2-oxobutanoate dehydrogenase subunit VorB, with the protein MKQFVKGNDALSEAAIIAGCRHYFGYPITPQNEITAYMARRMKEVGGVFIQAESETAAINMVFGAAATGVRTMTTTSSPGFSLMQEGVSYLAAGHLPCVIANIMRGGPGLGNIAGAQGDYFQAVKGGGHGDYKLIVLTPAYVQEMIDFTILGFDLADKYLIPVLILVDGIVGQMVEPAEFPQNYVPKVYDKPWALTGAKGRPKNVVRTLWLDDNGVELNNIRLQQKYARIKAEFVMYEEYMTEDAEVILVAYGTPARICKAITKKMREEGRKVGTFRIQSAFPFPEYRLMELALQKHLKGFLVVEMSAGQMVEDVRLSVKDYKPVYFYGRMGGALPEEKSIVEHTLEILRIKV; encoded by the coding sequence ATGAAACAATTTGTAAAAGGAAATGATGCACTTTCTGAAGCAGCAATAATTGCAGGTTGCAGGCATTACTTCGGATACCCCATAACTCCCCAAAACGAGATAACCGCATATATGGCTAGAAGGATGAAAGAAGTTGGAGGAGTTTTTATCCAAGCAGAAAGTGAAACTGCGGCTATAAACATGGTTTTCGGTGCTGCCGCAACTGGTGTTAGAACAATGACTACAACATCATCACCTGGTTTTAGTCTTATGCAGGAAGGTGTATCATACCTTGCTGCAGGACACTTGCCGTGTGTTATTGCTAATATAATGAGAGGAGGACCAGGTCTTGGTAATATAGCAGGAGCACAGGGTGATTACTTTCAAGCAGTTAAAGGCGGAGGACATGGTGATTATAAGCTAATTGTTTTGACACCAGCATATGTCCAAGAAATGATTGACTTTACAATACTTGGATTTGATCTTGCAGACAAATATCTAATACCCGTCTTAATACTTGTTGATGGGATAGTAGGTCAAATGGTTGAACCAGCAGAGTTCCCCCAAAATTATGTTCCAAAGGTGTATGATAAACCATGGGCTCTAACAGGGGCAAAAGGAAGACCCAAAAATGTTGTCAGAACACTATGGCTTGATGATAACGGTGTTGAACTTAACAATATTAGACTTCAGCAGAAATACGCGAGGATAAAGGCAGAGTTTGTGATGTATGAGGAATACATGACAGAAGATGCGGAGGTTATACTTGTCGCTTACGGAACACCAGCTAGAATATGTAAAGCAATAACTAAAAAGATGAGAGAAGAAGGAAGAAAAGTAGGAACATTTAGAATACAATCTGCTTTCCCATTCCCAGAATATAGGCTTATGGAACTAGCACTACAAAAACATCTCAAAGGATTTTTAGTAGTTGAGATGAGTGCAGGACAGATGGTTGAAGATGTAAGGCTATCTGTTAAAGATTATAAACCTGTTTATTTTTACGGGAGGATGGGTGGAGCATTACCTGAAGAAAAAAGCATCGTTGAGCATACTTTGGAAATTTTAAGAATAAAAGTTTAA
- the surE gene encoding 5'/3'-nucleotidase SurE, which yields MNILLVNDDGIQSPILKMLYEELSKKHKVFVVVPDGNRSGASHSITVFRSINLKRIDENIYSIDAMPADCVKIAFLSLVKEKIDLTVSGINLGPNLGLDIYYSGTFSAARESAMLGVRAISSSINVGWYEIDNDLFKQAALFISKLVDFYPIEQIPVDVFPNINIPKAKFSDIKGVRPAKPYERYYFETSYIKEEITSDDEEKCNYILDGGVREHLDISDSDIYLNKNNYITYTMYSYYPFKQLENYEILVYESFRKALDYTKSYFSTKP from the coding sequence ATGAATATACTACTCGTTAATGATGATGGGATACAGAGCCCAATATTGAAAATGCTTTACGAGGAACTATCAAAAAAGCACAAAGTTTTTGTTGTAGTACCCGATGGCAACAGAAGTGGAGCATCACATTCTATCACAGTGTTTAGAAGTATAAACCTAAAAAGAATTGATGAAAACATATACTCAATAGATGCTATGCCTGCCGACTGTGTTAAGATAGCGTTTTTATCTCTTGTGAAAGAAAAAATAGATCTCACAGTTTCAGGTATAAACCTAGGTCCTAACCTAGGACTTGACATTTACTACTCTGGAACTTTCTCCGCCGCAAGAGAATCAGCAATGCTCGGCGTAAGGGCTATATCATCGTCAATAAATGTAGGTTGGTATGAGATTGATAACGATCTATTCAAACAAGCAGCACTTTTCATATCAAAACTGGTGGATTTCTACCCTATTGAACAGATACCAGTTGATGTGTTCCCAAACATAAACATCCCAAAAGCGAAATTTAGCGACATAAAAGGAGTTCGCCCTGCAAAACCTTACGAAAGATACTACTTTGAAACATCCTACATCAAAGAAGAGATTACATCGGACGATGAAGAAAAGTGTAATTACATACTTGATGGCGGAGTTAGAGAACATCTGGACATTTCAGACTCTGATATTTATCTAAACAAAAACAACTATATAACTTATACGATGTATAGCTATTATCCCTTCAAACAACTTGAGAATTATGAAATACTAGTCTATGAGAGCTTTAGGAAGGCTCTTGACTATACGAAATCCTATTTCAGTACTAAACCTTAA
- the rsfS gene encoding ribosome silencing factor, producing the protein MKKSTKNLKNEELKGSVLEEQTIKENTPRSITKRRSEIKKTISSQITPSKFANSIKKLLSSKKAENIEVINTSKLTQEFDYMVIASADNKYHIQALIDEIMEFIYKTNTPVLSKDINPESGWVVIDLFHTIVHIMTPDLREYYSLERLWKIPK; encoded by the coding sequence ATGAAAAAATCTACTAAAAACTTGAAGAACGAAGAATTAAAAGGATCCGTTTTAGAAGAGCAAACTATCAAAGAAAATACCCCCAGAAGCATCACTAAAAGACGCTCCGAGATCAAGAAAACCATCTCAAGTCAAATTACACCCAGTAAATTTGCTAATTCTATCAAAAAACTACTATCCTCAAAGAAAGCAGAAAACATTGAAGTCATAAATACTTCAAAACTTACACAAGAGTTTGACTACATGGTTATTGCTAGCGCAGACAACAAATACCATATTCAAGCACTGATTGATGAAATAATGGAGTTTATATATAAAACCAATACTCCAGTTCTCTCAAAAGACATAAACCCTGAAAGCGGATGGGTCGTTATTGACCTGTTTCATACAATTGTCCATATAATGACACCAGATTTGAGAGAATACTACTCACTTGAGAGACTCTGGAAAATTCCCAAATAG
- a CDS encoding DegT/DnrJ/EryC1/StrS family aminotransferase translates to MNVPLLDLTREYKLIRRRFIREVEEVFDTQSFILGKNVKQLEEGLKSYLNVHDVIGVSSGTDALLISLMAIDIRPEDEVIVPSFTFYATASSVARLYAKPVFADIELETYNISTEEISKKISPKTKAIIPVHLYGCPSEIDTISQIAKEYNAKVIEDNAQAIGAEYKGIKTGTFGITGCISFYPTKNLGGAGDGGAVSTNDPDIARKVRMLRVHGSEKRYYHDYLGINGRLDEIQALYIRIRMERLEQNNNERREIARKYNTILEDLQNKELIFLPKEPKYAKHVYHQYTIRIPKYRDKLRSFLAESGIGSEIYYPLPLHLQKCFSYLGYKEGDLPNSEKSSKEVLSLPIFPGLKDKEIEYVTEKIKEFFRKL, encoded by the coding sequence ATGAATGTTCCACTTCTTGACCTCACCCGTGAGTATAAACTCATTAGACGGAGATTTATAAGGGAAGTTGAAGAAGTATTTGATACTCAATCCTTCATACTAGGTAAGAATGTAAAACAACTTGAAGAAGGTTTGAAAAGTTATCTCAACGTTCATGATGTAATTGGAGTTTCTTCTGGAACTGATGCACTACTCATCTCTCTTATGGCAATAGACATAAGACCAGAAGATGAAGTTATAGTTCCATCATTTACATTCTACGCAACTGCAAGCAGTGTTGCAAGGCTATACGCTAAACCAGTATTTGCTGACATTGAACTAGAAACTTATAATATTTCAACAGAAGAAATCAGTAAGAAAATTTCACCTAAAACGAAAGCAATAATCCCAGTTCATCTGTATGGATGTCCATCAGAAATTGACACAATATCTCAGATTGCAAAGGAATACAATGCTAAAGTCATTGAAGACAATGCTCAGGCAATAGGTGCAGAGTATAAAGGAATAAAAACAGGTACTTTCGGAATAACAGGATGTATATCATTCTATCCTACCAAGAACCTTGGTGGCGCTGGAGACGGTGGTGCAGTCTCAACTAATGACCCAGATATAGCCCGAAAGGTCAGAATGTTAAGAGTTCACGGTTCCGAGAAGCGCTATTACCATGATTATCTAGGAATTAATGGAAGACTTGATGAAATACAAGCTTTATACATAAGGATAAGAATGGAAAGACTGGAACAAAACAACAACGAAAGAAGAGAGATTGCAAGAAAATATAATACCATCCTTGAGGACCTGCAAAACAAGGAACTCATATTCCTTCCTAAAGAACCCAAATACGCAAAACATGTTTACCACCAATATACAATCAGAATACCCAAATACAGAGATAAACTAAGATCATTTCTAGCAGAAAGTGGTATAGGTAGCGAAATATACTATCCTCTACCTCTACATCTTCAGAAATGTTTCTCCTACCTAGGATACAAGGAAGGAGATCTTCCAAACTCTGAAAAATCATCAAAAGAAGTTCTATCGCTCCCCATCTTCCCAGGTCTAAAGGACAAAGAAATAGAATACGTTACCGAAAAGATCAAAGAGTTCTTTAGAAAACTCTAG
- the rpsK gene encoding 30S ribosomal protein S11 — translation MAKKKDKKKVSEGIVHIKSTFNNTIVTVTDMNGNVICWVSAGSSGFKNTKKGTPYAAQVAAERAIKEAINYGIREVDIHVKGPGPGRETAIRSVIASGVKVRKIRDLTPIPHNGCRPKKKRRV, via the coding sequence ATGGCAAAGAAGAAAGATAAAAAGAAGGTATCTGAGGGTATTGTTCATATAAAATCAACTTTTAACAATACTATAGTTACGGTTACTGATATGAATGGGAATGTTATCTGTTGGGTTAGTGCAGGGTCTTCAGGTTTTAAGAACACTAAGAAGGGAACACCTTATGCAGCGCAAGTTGCTGCTGAGAGGGCTATAAAAGAAGCAATTAATTATGGCATAAGGGAAGTTGATATTCATGTCAAAGGTCCTGGTCCTGGTAGAGAGACTGCTATTAGGTCTGTCATAGCTTCAGGAGTTAAGGTTAGAAAGATAAGAGACCTTACTCCTATTCCTCACAATGGATGCAGACCCAAAAAGAAGAGAAGAGTTTAA
- the rpmG gene encoding 50S ribosomal protein L33 has protein sequence MATDVISMVCQECKSKNYYTRKSKKIQREKLELKKYCPKCNKRTIHKEGKA, from the coding sequence ATGGCTACTGATGTTATATCTATGGTCTGTCAAGAATGTAAGAGTAAGAATTATTACACAAGAAAGTCTAAAAAGATACAAAGAGAAAAGTTAGAGTTGAAAAAATACTGCCCCAAGTGTAATAAAAGAACTATTCATAAGGAAGGCAAAGCATAA
- the lgt gene encoding prolipoprotein diacylglyceryl transferase: MEYIVLPVFEKYIFKIGLFGTTIGATWYGTMYALGFLIGYLFLIYWSKKGKIRLSNENILDIVFVVFLGVILGGRLGYVIFYNLPYYLENPHKIIAVWEGGMSFHGGLIGVVVAVSIYAGVKRFNTFDILDLLSILVPIGLGLGRVGNFINQELYGRVAEGIPWAMVFPTDPKGLPRHPSQLYEAFLEGLVLFLIMFFTRNVKMPVGVRSSLFAIFYSLFRIISEFFREPDPQIGYILGFMTMGQILSFVLLLVGVVLLIYFKNQNIPSKIMVYDKVSKR; the protein is encoded by the coding sequence ATGGAATATATAGTATTACCTGTTTTTGAGAAGTATATTTTCAAGATTGGACTTTTTGGGACTACAATTGGTGCTACTTGGTATGGGACGATGTATGCTTTAGGATTTTTGATAGGTTATCTCTTTCTAATTTATTGGTCAAAGAAGGGCAAGATAAGACTTTCAAATGAGAATATACTTGACATCGTATTTGTTGTATTTCTTGGGGTTATTCTAGGTGGTAGGTTAGGGTATGTGATATTCTATAACTTACCATACTATCTTGAAAATCCTCATAAGATAATAGCAGTCTGGGAAGGAGGAATGTCATTTCATGGTGGTCTTATTGGTGTAGTAGTAGCAGTTTCTATATATGCTGGTGTGAAGAGGTTTAACACATTTGATATTCTTGACCTTCTTTCAATTCTAGTTCCGATTGGACTAGGGCTTGGGAGGGTTGGAAATTTCATAAACCAAGAGTTGTATGGTAGAGTTGCAGAAGGAATACCATGGGCTATGGTTTTTCCAACTGACCCGAAAGGATTACCGCGCCATCCTTCTCAACTCTACGAAGCATTTCTAGAAGGACTAGTGTTATTCTTGATAATGTTTTTCACAAGAAATGTGAAGATGCCAGTTGGTGTCAGAAGTTCACTATTTGCTATATTTTACTCATTATTCAGGATAATATCTGAATTCTTCAGAGAACCAGATCCACAAATAGGATACATTCTAGGATTTATGACCATGGGGCAGATATTGAGTTTTGTCCTATTGTTGGTTGGAGTAGTATTACTTATCTACTTCAAGAACCAGAATATACCTTCCAAAATTATGGTTTATGATAAGGTTTCAAAGAGGTGA
- the rplQ gene encoding 50S ribosomal protein L17, producing the protein MRHGSKVKKIGRYKEHRKSMLRNLSVSLIKNERIVTTVARAKYLRKVVEKLVTRAKKDTLHNIRFVFIFLRNKKDLFKLFTNIAVRYLNRPGGYTRVVRLGIYRKGDSAELAVIEFV; encoded by the coding sequence ATGAGACACGGTAGTAAAGTCAAGAAGATTGGCAGATACAAAGAACATAGAAAATCTATGTTAAGAAACTTGTCAGTTTCTCTAATAAAGAACGAAAGAATTGTAACTACTGTTGCTAGAGCGAAGTATTTAAGAAAGGTGGTTGAAAAACTTGTAACGAGGGCTAAAAAAGATACATTACATAACATAAGATTTGTATTCATTTTCTTGAGGAACAAGAAGGATTTATTTAAACTATTTACGAATATAGCTGTTAGATATCTTAACAGACCTGGTGGTTACACGAGAGTAGTAAGGTTAGGCATCTATAGAAAAGGAGATAGTGCTGAGCTTGCAGTAATAGAGTTTGTCTAA
- a CDS encoding 4Fe-4S binding protein, protein MERIVKDKIISTFIEVIPERCKGCLLCVYECPENVIDVSGKFNSKGWIYVEPTFNEKCTGCKKCAAVCPDLAIRVYMGQEVIAGPID, encoded by the coding sequence ATGGAAAGAATAGTGAAAGACAAGATTATCTCAACCTTCATAGAGGTGATACCTGAAAGGTGTAAAGGATGTCTTCTCTGTGTCTACGAATGTCCTGAAAATGTCATAGATGTGAGTGGTAAATTCAATTCAAAGGGATGGATATATGTTGAACCAACATTCAATGAGAAATGCACTGGTTGTAAGAAGTGTGCTGCTGTATGTCCTGACCTAGCGATAAGAGTATATATGGGTCAGGAAGTTATTGCTGGACCTATAGATTAG
- a CDS encoding DNA-directed RNA polymerase subunit alpha, translating to MDVTRVLGLFTFPKEVICDRSSLTSNYAKVIISPLDEGFGTTLGNSLRRVLLSSIPGYAISAVKIDGILHEFSPIEGAKEDYIDFILSLKQVRLKLNSGQDRKEVFISLEGEGNFKAGDLSRFDSDIVVFNPELELLTLNEDARLKIKLVITYGKGAILVDEIGSENGNVEVGLIPIDAIYSPVKRANFDVETVRVNNEIKEKLILEIETDGSVSPVEAYNVAIEVLKSYVRSIAEVSIGDINISKVEGRVIEVREIIKKLSASIEELNLSAKTFNILKESGITKIYDLVSKHEEELKFRSFGKKSIEEVRKKLDEWGLSIGMHLPKEVVEEFEKGS from the coding sequence ATGGATGTTACTAGAGTTTTAGGCTTGTTTACATTTCCCAAGGAAGTTATATGTGATAGATCTTCTCTTACATCAAATTATGCTAAGGTAATAATAAGCCCTCTTGATGAAGGTTTTGGAACTACTTTAGGTAATTCTCTAAGAAGAGTGCTTCTGTCTTCTATTCCAGGTTATGCTATAAGTGCTGTTAAGATAGATGGTATTTTACATGAATTCTCCCCAATAGAAGGTGCAAAGGAAGACTACATTGATTTCATACTATCTCTTAAACAAGTAAGACTTAAGCTGAACTCTGGACAAGATAGAAAGGAAGTTTTTATCTCCTTGGAAGGTGAGGGTAATTTCAAAGCAGGAGATTTATCTAGGTTTGACTCTGATATTGTTGTGTTTAATCCAGAGTTGGAATTACTTACTCTTAATGAAGATGCAAGGTTGAAGATAAAACTTGTAATAACCTATGGTAAAGGGGCAATACTCGTGGATGAGATAGGATCAGAAAATGGAAACGTTGAAGTTGGATTAATTCCTATTGATGCTATATATTCTCCGGTAAAAAGAGCTAATTTTGATGTTGAGACAGTTAGGGTAAATAATGAAATTAAGGAAAAGTTAATCCTTGAAATTGAGACAGATGGTAGTGTCTCTCCGGTTGAAGCATATAATGTTGCTATTGAAGTTTTAAAGTCTTACGTCAGGTCTATTGCTGAAGTTTCCATAGGTGATATTAATATTTCAAAGGTGGAGGGTAGAGTAATAGAAGTTAGAGAGATCATTAAAAAACTCTCTGCTTCAATAGAAGAACTTAACCTATCTGCGAAAACTTTCAACATACTCAAGGAGTCGGGTATAACAAAAATATATGACCTTGTTAGCAAGCATGAGGAAGAACTCAAGTTCAGAAGTTTTGGTAAGAAGTCAATAGAAGAAGTTAGGAAGAAACTTGACGAATGGGGTTTGAGTATAGGTATGCATTTACCTAAAGAGGTCGTTGAAGAATTTGAGAAGGGCTCTTGA
- the rpsD gene encoding 30S ribosomal protein S4 encodes MGRYIGPVCRLCRREGVKLFLKGEKCHTPKCPLSSRKKKPGELPKKLKPTLSEFGLRFREKQKLRRLYNLSERQLRRFLDVAQRKGGVISDNLVSLLERRLDNVVYRVGFARSRREARQLVSHKHFKVNGKYVNIPSYLVKPGDIVDFTLESEELVENAKKKSQTYIPQWLKLDVEKKHIEVLNLPQGQDLSLDTNINLSYIIEYYSKF; translated from the coding sequence ATGGGAAGGTATATCGGTCCTGTCTGTAGATTGTGTAGAAGAGAAGGTGTAAAACTATTCTTGAAAGGGGAAAAATGTCATACTCCGAAGTGTCCTCTTTCATCAAGAAAAAAGAAACCAGGTGAGCTACCTAAAAAACTCAAGCCTACCTTGTCAGAGTTTGGTTTGAGGTTCAGAGAGAAGCAGAAGTTGAGAAGGTTATACAATCTATCAGAAAGACAGTTGAGAAGGTTCTTGGATGTAGCACAGCGCAAAGGTGGTGTTATTAGTGATAATCTCGTATCACTTCTTGAGAGACGGCTTGATAATGTTGTGTATAGAGTTGGTTTTGCCAGATCAAGAAGAGAGGCAAGACAACTGGTATCTCATAAACACTTCAAGGTCAATGGAAAATATGTAAATATTCCTTCTTACCTAGTAAAACCTGGAGATATTGTTGATTTCACTCTTGAGAGTGAAGAGTTAGTTGAAAATGCAAAGAAAAAATCCCAAACTTACATACCTCAGTGGTTAAAACTTGATGTTGAAAAAAAGCATATAGAGGTTCTGAACCTACCTCAAGGTCAGGATCTATCTTTAGACACTAATATAAATCTCTCATACATAATTGAGTATTATTCTAAGTTTTAG
- the miaA gene encoding tRNA (adenosine(37)-N6)-dimethylallyltransferase MiaA, producing MRDVDVIAIVGPTAVGKSIIAHLLARYLQKKGIHSEIISCDSMQVYRYFDVGTSKIETEYRREFNYHLIDILEPDEGRFSAGEFRKHFDEIVSRLKREGKLGILVGGTGLYYKSVKVGIFDGPSADHRIREELYRIAKERGVEFLYNILREIDSEYSYKISKNDLKRIVRALEVFKITGVKFSELHKKLTSPSPHKILSFFLLPDRKVLYEMINNRVDRMISRGLIEEVRWIVDRYGESIYPLSSIGYKEVVSFLKGMLSYEEMVNLIKKNTREFARKQVILFRNTIVDKTISVDLNNYGPEHYAEAILNQVVCYF from the coding sequence GTGAGGGATGTGGATGTTATAGCCATAGTTGGACCTACAGCGGTAGGAAAGAGTATTATTGCTCATCTTTTAGCAAGATATCTTCAGAAAAAAGGAATTCATTCAGAGATAATCTCGTGTGACTCAATGCAAGTGTATAGATACTTTGACGTAGGTACTAGCAAGATTGAGACTGAATACAGAAGAGAATTTAATTACCATCTTATAGATATTTTAGAACCTGATGAAGGAAGGTTTAGTGCTGGTGAGTTTAGAAAACATTTTGATGAGATTGTGAGTAGATTAAAGAGGGAGGGTAAGTTAGGAATTTTGGTGGGGGGAACCGGTCTTTATTACAAATCTGTCAAGGTAGGTATATTTGATGGACCTAGTGCTGATCATAGAATAAGGGAAGAATTATATAGGATTGCCAAAGAGAGAGGAGTTGAATTTCTTTACAACATCTTGAGGGAGATTGACAGTGAGTATTCATACAAGATAAGCAAGAATGATCTAAAGCGAATAGTTAGGGCTCTAGAGGTTTTCAAGATAACTGGGGTTAAATTCTCTGAACTCCACAAAAAGCTTACATCTCCGTCTCCGCATAAGATACTATCCTTCTTCTTGCTACCTGATAGGAAGGTTTTGTATGAGATGATCAATAATCGTGTTGACAGAATGATCAGCAGAGGTCTTATTGAAGAGGTTAGATGGATTGTTGATAGGTATGGTGAGAGTATATATCCTCTTTCGTCAATAGGGTATAAGGAGGTTGTGAGTTTTCTTAAAGGCATGTTGTCATACGAAGAAATGGTAAATTTGATAAAGAAAAACACACGAGAATTTGCTAGAAAGCAGGTTATACTGTTTAGGAATACGATAGTAGATAAAACAATATCTGTAGACTTAAATAATTACGGACCAGAACATTATGCAGAAGCAATACTCAATCAAGTTGTTTGTTATTTCTAG
- a CDS encoding thiamine pyrophosphate-dependent enzyme, whose amino-acid sequence MELKLIFDKPKTMTDAKTHYCPGCGHGVVHRLIAEVIDELGIRERTVGIAPVGCAVNAYEYWDIDMCEAAHGRVGAVATGIKRSRPELIVFGYQGDGDLAAIGLAETLHAANRGENITIIFINNATYGMTGGQTAPTTLPGQITRTSPNGRDPSNEGYPMRIAEMIAFLEAPVYVERTEVTSTETIFKTKQAIKKAFKLQMENKGYTFVEILSGCPNEWHLNPVEANKWIESEMTKFFPLGVYKDKYPNIK is encoded by the coding sequence ATGGAACTAAAACTTATCTTTGATAAACCTAAAACGATGACAGATGCGAAGACACACTATTGCCCAGGTTGTGGTCATGGTGTGGTTCATAGATTGATTGCAGAGGTGATTGATGAACTTGGAATAAGAGAAAGAACAGTTGGAATAGCACCCGTTGGATGTGCAGTTAACGCTTATGAATACTGGGATATAGATATGTGTGAAGCAGCACACGGTAGAGTCGGTGCAGTCGCTACTGGCATAAAGAGATCAAGACCAGAATTAATAGTCTTTGGATACCAAGGTGATGGTGATCTTGCCGCGATAGGGCTTGCTGAAACATTACACGCAGCAAACAGAGGAGAGAATATTACCATCATATTCATAAACAACGCAACGTATGGAATGACTGGAGGTCAAACAGCACCAACAACCTTACCAGGACAGATAACACGAACTTCACCCAATGGAAGAGACCCTTCAAATGAAGGCTACCCTATGAGAATAGCAGAAATGATAGCATTCCTTGAAGCACCAGTATATGTTGAGAGAACTGAAGTTACATCAACAGAAACAATCTTCAAAACTAAACAAGCAATAAAGAAGGCTTTCAAACTACAAATGGAAAACAAAGGATACACTTTCGTTGAAATTCTCAGTGGTTGTCCGAATGAATGGCATCTCAACCCAGTTGAAGCCAACAAATGGATAGAGAGTGAGATGACAAAGTTCTTTCCGCTCGGAGTTTACAAAGATAAGTATCCTAACATAAAGTAA
- a CDS encoding sugar phosphate nucleotidyltransferase — protein MKVIVLCGGKGRTLWPISRDNIPKQFSRLIFDKSLFEGTLEIWSGLSPAEDILAVAPQDSRFFIKSQSIEVFKTKPIKHLQEPYARGTLKAVAYAILNLIQNEVSNSEIIAISNSDQIWRIDKENFSKLFNNTINKLLPNKIIAIASSKAKLLKDKILTEKINNSSLQKFLSFSKTSNLSNIGLYISYLSVFRDIIQRAYSKSIESIIEDETLDGAKFEDAISRIPENILVDDWKVDVIDIDNLDDISLLLDKDKNGNYIKGDVAIHKSKNTTVISTKRLVVAEGVKDLDIIETPDVVYVSNKKSEKSILSVIKDREEAKVGITDYRPWGSFTVLDKGPNYQIKKITVNPGESLSLQLHYHRSEHWVVVKGTAKVTINDNVIYIRENESTFIPKTAKHRLENPGKIPLEIIEIQIGEYLSEDDIVRFQDVYGR, from the coding sequence ATGAAAGTTATTGTTCTATGTGGTGGTAAAGGTAGAACGCTATGGCCTATATCAAGAGACAACATTCCAAAACAGTTTAGTAGGTTAATATTTGATAAGTCACTTTTTGAGGGAACTCTAGAAATTTGGAGTGGATTATCTCCAGCCGAAGATATTCTTGCGGTCGCACCACAGGATAGCAGGTTTTTCATAAAATCTCAGTCAATAGAAGTATTCAAAACCAAACCCATAAAGCACCTTCAAGAACCTTACGCTAGAGGAACTCTTAAAGCAGTAGCTTATGCTATCTTAAACCTTATCCAAAACGAAGTCAGTAATAGCGAAATCATAGCAATATCAAACTCAGACCAAATATGGAGAATAGATAAGGAAAATTTCTCCAAATTGTTCAACAATACCATCAACAAACTACTCCCCAATAAAATCATAGCAATAGCTAGTAGTAAAGCAAAACTCCTCAAAGACAAGATACTAACCGAAAAAATTAATAACTCTTCTCTACAAAAATTCCTTTCATTCTCAAAAACCTCAAATCTCAGCAATATTGGGCTGTATATATCCTACTTATCAGTATTCAGAGACATCATCCAAAGAGCGTATTCAAAATCTATTGAAAGCATAATTGAAGATGAAACACTCGACGGAGCAAAATTTGAGGATGCAATATCAAGAATCCCCGAAAACATCCTAGTTGATGACTGGAAAGTTGATGTTATTGATATTGACAATCTAGATGACATATCCTTACTCCTAGATAAAGACAAAAACGGCAACTATATAAAAGGTGATGTTGCTATTCACAAAAGCAAAAACACTACAGTAATATCAACTAAAAGGCTTGTTGTAGCAGAAGGAGTTAAGGATCTGGACATAATAGAAACTCCTGATGTTGTCTATGTATCAAACAAAAAATCTGAAAAATCCATACTATCGGTGATAAAGGATAGAGAAGAAGCAAAGGTAGGAATAACCGACTACAGACCTTGGGGAAGTTTCACAGTGTTAGATAAAGGTCCTAACTACCAGATAAAGAAAATAACCGTAAACCCTGGTGAATCCCTAAGCCTTCAGCTCCATTACCACAGAAGCGAACACTGGGTTGTAGTGAAAGGAACTGCTAAAGTTACAATAAACGATAATGTAATCTACATTAGGGAGAATGAAAGTACATTTATACCCAAGACTGCAAAACATCGTTTAGAGAACCCTGGCAAGATTCCTCTTGAGATAATAGAGATACAGATAGGCGAATATCTGAGCGAAGATGATATTGTTAGATTTCAAGATGTTTACGGGCGATAG